From the genome of Streptomyces sp. NBC_00523:
CGCGCGGGCGGTGCACCGCGACGGGCGGGTGGTGTGCGCGGTGCTCGCCGGGCAGGAGCTGCTGGCCGGGCTCGTCCTGCACCGGGCCCGCCCGCTGGACGACTCGGACCGGCGGCTGTTCGAGCGGTCGGCGGTGGTGACGGGGCTGCTGTTGCTGCTGCGGCGCACGGTGGCCGAGACGGAGAACCGGATACGCGGTGAGCTGATCGCGGACCTGCTGTCGGACCCGGCCCGCGACCCGGCCGGGCTGGCCGAGCGGGGCCGCCGCCTCGGCATCGACCTGGACCGCCCGCATCTGCTGCTCGTGGCGGAGACCGGGGCGCGCGAGCGGCTGGCCCCGGCCGCGATGCGCTTCCTGTTCGGCGGCGAGCACCAGGGCGTGAGCGCCGAGCACGCGGGCACGGTGGTGCTGCTGACCGAGGCCACCGGTACGGACGCGGGGGCGGCGGCCCGGGCGGCGGCGGCCCAGCTGGGGCAGCTGGCCCAGGCCCCCGTCACGGTGGCGGCCGCCGGTCCGGCCCGGGGCGCCGGGGAGCTGGCCGCCGCCTACGCGGAGGCGGCGCGCTGTCTGCGGGCGATGCGGGTGCTGGGGCGGACGGGCGAGGGCGCGTGCGTGGAGGAGCTGGGGTTCCTGGGCGTGGTGCTGGGCAACGCGCAGGACGTGGACGGCTTCGTGGCGGCGACGCTGGGGCCGCTGCTGGAGTACGACGCGCAGCGCGGCACGCATCTGGTGCGGACGCTGAGCGCGTACTTCGGGGCGGGCGGCAGCCTGATCCGGGCCAAGGACGAGCTGCACGTCCATGTGAACACGGTGGTGCAGCGCCTGGACCGCATCCAGGTGCTCCTGGGCCGCGACTGGAACGAACCGGACCGGGCGCTGGAACTGCAGCTCGCGCTGCGACTGCACCTGCTGTCGGGGGCGGACAGGTCCTAGGGCCCGCCCGGGCCCGTCCTGAAACCTTCTGCCCGGCGCCGAGCCCGTAAGGTACCGGCAGAGTGCGGACGCACCCCTCCTCACCTCGTACAACGCTTCGGCGGGCTCGGGAGTCTTGTCTGTCCGACCTCCCGCAGTCCCGCACGTCACCTGGAGTTCCCGAATGCCCCGATTCAGCATTGTCGTCCCTGTGTTCAAGGTGCAGGGGTATCTGCACGCGTGCCTGGATTCGGTGCTGGGGCAGTCGTTCCGGGACATCGAGGTGATCGCGGTCGACGACTGCTCGCCGGACGCCTGCGGGGCGATCATCGACGAGTACGCCGCCCGCGACGCGCGCGTCAAGGCGGTGCACCTGCCCGAGAACGTGGGCCTGGGGCGGGCGCGCAACGCCGGGCTGGAGCACGCGCGGGGCGACTACGTCCTCTTCCTGGACAGCGACGACTCCTACACCCCCGGCCTGCTCCAGGCGCTCGCGGACCGGCTCGACGCGGCGGGTGACCTGGACATCCTCGTCTTCGACCATGTGCGCACCCACTGGTACGGCAAGGGTCCGCGCAGCCAGACCGCGGACCTGGTCGCGCGGGCGGGCACGGACGTCTTCCGCATCCAGGACCGGCCCGAGTTCATCGAGCTGTTCCTGGTGGCCTGGAACAAGGCGTTCCGCCGGGAGTTCTTCCTGCAGGAGGGCTTCCAGTACGCGCCCGGCCTGTACGAGGACGCGCCCGTCTCCCATCTGGCGATGGTCACGGCCGAGCGCATCGGCTGCCTGGACCGGGTCGGCGTCGAGTACCGCCAGCGCCGCCACGGCGCGATCACCAAGACGCCGGGCCGCAAGCACTTCGACATCTTCGGGCAGTACGAGGGGCTGTTCGCGGCGCTCGCCGAGCGCCCCGGACTGGCCTGGGCGCACAGCCTGCTGTTCGAACGCGCCATGGACCACATGCTGTTCGTGCTGAAGCGCCCCGACCGGGTGCAGGCCGCCGACCGCAAGGACTTCTTCGCCCTCACCGCGGACTTCTACGCGAAGCACCTCCCGGCCGGGTTCACGCCGCCGGGCGGGGCGGTCGGGGCCTCCCTGCGCGCCCTGGCCAAGCGGTCGTTCGCCACCTACCGGGCGACCGAGCTCGCCGTCCGGGCCAGGCGGAAGGGCCCGAAGAAGGTCCGGAGGATCACGGCGAAGGCGGGCGAGCGGGCGGCCGAGCGCCTGTACGGCGTGCACCGCAGGCGCCCGCTGGACCCGCACCTCGCCGTCTACTCCTCGTACGGGGGCGGACTGCCCTCCTGCAACCCGCTGGCCGTCCACGAGAAGGCGAAGGAGCTGGCCCCGGAGGTGCGCGGGGTGTGGCTGGTGCGCGCGGAACTCGCCCGCGAGGTGCCCGAGGGCATCGACTACGTCGTGCCCGGGTCGGGCCGCTACTGGGAGGTGATGGCCCGCGCCACGTACTTCGTGAGCAACGGCGACTTCCCGGACGGCATCGTCAAGCGCCCGGGCCAGGTCTACGCGCAGACGCACCACGGCACGCCGCTCAAGCGCATGGGCCTGGACCGGAAGTCCTATCCCGCCGCCGCCCGGAACCTGGACTTCGGCCGGCTCCTGGAGCGGGTGGACCAGTGGGACCTGAGCGTGTCCGCCAACCCGCACTCGACGGCCCAGTGGGAGCGTGTCTACCCCGGCACCTTCGAGTCCCTGGCCACGGGCTATCCGCGCAACGACCGCTTCTGCACGGCGAGCGCGGAGGACGTCGCCGCCGCCCGGGCCCGGCTCGGCATCGCCCCCGGCAGGACGGCCGTGCTGTACGCGCCGACCCACCGGGACTACCGCAAGGAGTGGACGCCGCCCTTCGACCCGGCCCGGCTGGCCGCATCGCTGGGCGAGGACTTCGTCCTGCTGGTCCGGCCGCACCCGCTCGACAGCCGGAGCCCGCGCCTGGGCGAACTCGCCGGGCAGGACGGCGTCATCGACGTCTCCCGCCACCCCTCGGTCGAGGAGCTGTGCCTGGCCGCGGACGTGCTCGTCTCGGACTACTCGTCCGTGATCTTCGACTACGCCAATCTCGACCGCCCCATCGTCATCCACGCCGACGACTGGGAGACGTACAACCAGGTCCGCGGGGTCACCTTCGACCTGCTCTCCGGCCTTCCCGGCGACACCCCGGGGCCGGTCACGGCCACCGAGGACGAGCTCGTCGAGGTCTTCCGCAGCGGCCGCTGGCGCGACGCCCAGTCGGCCGCGCTGCGGGCCGCGTTCCGGGAGCGCTTCTGCCCGTACGACGACGGCCACGCCGCCGAACGCGTCGTCCGCCGCCTCTTCCTCTCCGAGGAGGGCCCGGCCCCGGTCCCGCTCGCGCGGCGCACCCCGGCCCCCAGGCCCTAAGGCCTGTCGTCAAACTGCCGTCTGCCGGGCGACGCCAGTTTGACGACAGGCCCTAGGAG
Proteins encoded in this window:
- a CDS encoding bifunctional glycosyltransferase/CDP-glycerol:glycerophosphate glycerophosphotransferase — protein: MPRFSIVVPVFKVQGYLHACLDSVLGQSFRDIEVIAVDDCSPDACGAIIDEYAARDARVKAVHLPENVGLGRARNAGLEHARGDYVLFLDSDDSYTPGLLQALADRLDAAGDLDILVFDHVRTHWYGKGPRSQTADLVARAGTDVFRIQDRPEFIELFLVAWNKAFRREFFLQEGFQYAPGLYEDAPVSHLAMVTAERIGCLDRVGVEYRQRRHGAITKTPGRKHFDIFGQYEGLFAALAERPGLAWAHSLLFERAMDHMLFVLKRPDRVQAADRKDFFALTADFYAKHLPAGFTPPGGAVGASLRALAKRSFATYRATELAVRARRKGPKKVRRITAKAGERAAERLYGVHRRRPLDPHLAVYSSYGGGLPSCNPLAVHEKAKELAPEVRGVWLVRAELAREVPEGIDYVVPGSGRYWEVMARATYFVSNGDFPDGIVKRPGQVYAQTHHGTPLKRMGLDRKSYPAAARNLDFGRLLERVDQWDLSVSANPHSTAQWERVYPGTFESLATGYPRNDRFCTASAEDVAAARARLGIAPGRTAVLYAPTHRDYRKEWTPPFDPARLAASLGEDFVLLVRPHPLDSRSPRLGELAGQDGVIDVSRHPSVEELCLAADVLVSDYSSVIFDYANLDRPIVIHADDWETYNQVRGVTFDLLSGLPGDTPGPVTATEDELVEVFRSGRWRDAQSAALRAAFRERFCPYDDGHAAERVVRRLFLSEEGPAPVPLARRTPAPRP